One Paracoccus liaowanqingii DNA window includes the following coding sequences:
- a CDS encoding phospholipase D-like domain-containing protein yields MTEVTGPSVLREGDTCWKVARADRLAVIIDAEDYFAVIRAAIQTARHSILLIGWDFDTRIELDRPSEDSDVPNKLGDLLTWVVDQNPDLQVHVLRWNLGAMNALGRGTTPLVILNWMTDKRIHFQLDSAHPVGSAHHQKIVVIDDALAFCGGIDMTGDRWDTRAHLDEEPGRVRPSTKRSYGPWHDVSTAVDGDVARVLGDLARDRWHRATGEVLDPPPPSDSGWPDRLVPLLCDVDVALSRTAPEHDGREPVHEIEALYLAAIAAARHTIYIESQYFASRKIAEAMAARLREPDGPEIVVVNPDEADGWLEEEVMGSSRALLMGLVTKADQHGRFRLYTPVTQQRNPIYVHAKVMVVDDRFLKVGSSNLNNRSLGFDTECDLSIDAAMNGAIRDETRTAILRLRHDLLAEHLGVSIEDVEQAVAHADGSLIGAIEALRSEGRSLVLFEIPEVNGIEQALFEESQLLDPERPSSRWRGLQRLKNLIPGW; encoded by the coding sequence ATGACCGAGGTGACAGGACCGTCCGTCCTTCGTGAGGGCGACACATGCTGGAAGGTGGCGCGGGCGGATCGTCTGGCGGTCATCATCGATGCCGAGGACTATTTCGCCGTCATCCGCGCCGCCATCCAGACGGCGCGCCACAGCATCCTGCTGATCGGGTGGGATTTCGACACGCGGATCGAACTGGACCGCCCCTCGGAAGATTCGGACGTGCCCAACAAGCTGGGCGACCTGCTGACCTGGGTGGTCGACCAGAACCCCGACCTGCAGGTCCATGTCCTGCGCTGGAACCTGGGGGCGATGAACGCGCTCGGGCGGGGCACCACGCCCTTGGTCATCCTGAACTGGATGACCGACAAGCGGATCCACTTCCAGCTGGACAGCGCTCATCCGGTCGGATCGGCGCATCACCAGAAGATCGTGGTGATCGACGACGCGCTGGCCTTCTGCGGCGGCATCGACATGACCGGCGACCGGTGGGACACCCGCGCGCATCTGGACGAAGAGCCGGGGCGGGTGCGCCCCTCGACCAAGCGCAGCTACGGGCCGTGGCACGACGTCTCGACCGCCGTCGACGGCGATGTGGCGCGGGTGCTGGGCGATCTGGCCCGCGACCGCTGGCACCGCGCGACCGGCGAGGTGCTGGACCCGCCGCCGCCCTCGGACAGCGGCTGGCCCGACCGGCTGGTGCCGCTGCTCTGCGATGTCGACGTGGCCCTGTCGCGCACCGCGCCCGAGCATGACGGCCGCGAGCCGGTCCACGAGATCGAGGCGCTGTACCTGGCCGCCATCGCCGCCGCCCGACACACGATCTATATCGAAAGCCAGTATTTCGCCTCGCGCAAGATCGCCGAGGCGATGGCCGCCCGTCTGCGCGAACCCGACGGCCCCGAGATCGTCGTGGTCAACCCCGACGAGGCCGACGGGTGGCTGGAGGAGGAGGTCATGGGCTCGTCCCGGGCGCTGCTGATGGGGCTGGTGACGAAAGCAGACCAGCATGGCCGCTTCCGCCTCTACACGCCGGTCACGCAGCAGCGGAACCCGATCTATGTCCATGCCAAGGTCATGGTGGTCGACGACCGCTTCCTCAAGGTCGGCTCGTCGAACCTGAACAACCGCTCGCTCGGCTTCGACACGGAATGCGATCTCAGCATCGACGCCGCGATGAACGGCGCGATCCGCGACGAGACCCGCACGGCCATCCTGCGCCTGCGCCACGATCTGCTGGCCGAGCATCTGGGCGTCTCCATTGAGGACGTGGAACAGGCCGTCGCCCACGCGGACGGCTCGCTGATCGGCGCCATCGAGGCGCTGCGGTCCGAGGGCCGGTCGCTGGTCCTGTTCGAGATCCCCGAGGTGAACGGCATCGAGCAGGCGCTGTTCGAGGAAAGCCAGCTGCTGGACCCCGAGCGCCCCTCCAGCCGCTGGCGCGGCCTGCAGCGCCTCAAGAACCTGATCCCGGGGTGGTAG
- a CDS encoding YihY/virulence factor BrkB family protein — translation MTHTTDTDSGQAASAPTHIPASGWKDILMRVKAEIAKDHISVVSAGIAFYTLLAIFPAIVAMISIAGLVFDPAEIASQAAAVADMLPAEAATILQDQIAKVSGGDETGTGLVALFGIVIALYGAMKGVMTLMEGLNIAYDEDETRGTVRLYLTAIALTLGLILGLIAGMALVILLPSLAAFGWLPPAVGTAIGWLKWPVLAVLTMLGLGAVYRFGPSRANPRWAWVSVGAVSATALWILGTMAFSVYAQNFGSYTETYGTLGGVIILLTWMWLSAFVVLAGAELNAETEQQTAQDTTTGAPEPMGQRDAVKADTPPSGEGPKGTDRRDDQSDPDADRAAGRPLSAGAEVSLALVLLGSAAMKAVRKPGA, via the coding sequence ATGACCCACACGACCGACACCGACAGCGGCCAGGCCGCCTCGGCCCCCACGCATATTCCCGCCTCGGGCTGGAAGGACATCCTGATGCGGGTGAAGGCCGAGATCGCCAAGGACCACATCTCGGTCGTGTCGGCGGGAATCGCGTTCTACACGCTGCTGGCGATCTTTCCGGCCATCGTCGCGATGATCTCGATCGCCGGTCTGGTCTTCGACCCGGCCGAGATCGCCAGCCAGGCAGCGGCGGTGGCCGACATGCTGCCCGCCGAGGCCGCCACCATCCTGCAGGACCAGATCGCCAAGGTCTCGGGCGGGGACGAGACGGGCACCGGGCTGGTCGCCCTATTCGGCATCGTCATCGCGCTCTACGGCGCGATGAAGGGCGTGATGACCCTGATGGAAGGGCTGAACATCGCCTATGACGAGGACGAGACGCGCGGCACCGTCCGGCTGTACCTGACGGCCATCGCGCTGACCCTGGGCCTGATCCTGGGGCTGATCGCGGGCATGGCGCTGGTGATCCTGCTGCCTTCGCTGGCGGCCTTCGGCTGGCTGCCCCCGGCGGTCGGCACGGCCATCGGCTGGCTGAAATGGCCGGTGCTGGCGGTGCTGACCATGCTGGGTCTGGGCGCCGTCTACCGCTTCGGCCCGTCGCGGGCCAATCCCCGGTGGGCCTGGGTCAGCGTGGGCGCGGTGTCGGCGACGGCTTTGTGGATCCTGGGTACGATGGCCTTCTCGGTCTATGCGCAGAATTTCGGCAGCTATACCGAGACCTACGGCACGCTTGGCGGCGTCATCATCCTGCTGACCTGGATGTGGCTGTCGGCCTTCGTGGTGCTGGCAGGGGCCGAGCTGAACGCCGAGACCGAACAGCAGACGGCCCAGGACACGACCACCGGCGCCCCCGAGCCGATGGGCCAGCGCGATGCGGTCAAGGCCGACACGCCCCCCTCGGGCGAGGGTCCGAAAGGCACGGACCGTCGGGACGATCAATCGGACCCCGATGCGGACCGCGCGGCCGGCAGGCCGCTGTCTGCCGGGGCCGAGGTCTCGCTGGCGCTCGTGCTGCTGGGCAGCGCCGCGATGAAGGCGGTCCGCAAGCCCGGGGCCTAG
- a CDS encoding gamma-glutamyltransferase family protein — protein MQPLAISPHPLATEAGTRILRQGGTAAEAAVAIGAVLAVVMPHFCGLGGDAVWLLADRDGRSAALMGIGQAPQVLPDLPDALPMRGPGAMLTTACAVDAWDRALQLDRAEGQGGIAVPDLLAPALALARDGFAVGASQRFWLDFRRDDWPGWPGFAALFGQGGAGPLRQLQLAEMLALLARDGLRSFYDGAAARRVAQGLAQAGSPLRPADLAATRSRVAAPLSQTYRGLKLLAPPPPTQGLTTLAIMGILDRWPLPGDPAARTHLLVEAVKQAFLDRDRIADPDHVPVDPAALLAPARLDAKAAAIRADRALPWPHVTRHGDTVFFAATDAQGRCASVLQSTFFDWGSGVVVGDTGILWHNRGAGFATAPGHPNRIAPGKRPFYTLNPGIALKDGRPHLLYGTQGADGQPQTLAVLLSALIDRGLSPAEALAEPRFLLGRTFSDSRDSLKLEGSLGARAIAALQALGHDIAELPALSPIFGCAGAIRIASGGTEGAHDPRG, from the coding sequence ATGCAGCCCCTGGCCATCAGCCCCCATCCCCTGGCCACAGAGGCCGGGACCCGCATCCTGCGCCAAGGCGGCACCGCCGCCGAGGCCGCCGTCGCCATTGGCGCGGTCCTTGCGGTGGTCATGCCGCATTTCTGCGGTCTGGGCGGGGATGCCGTCTGGCTGTTGGCCGACCGCGACGGCCGGTCCGCCGCGCTGATGGGGATCGGGCAGGCGCCGCAGGTGCTGCCCGACCTGCCCGATGCGCTGCCGATGCGCGGGCCCGGCGCGATGCTAACCACCGCCTGCGCCGTCGATGCCTGGGACCGGGCGTTGCAGCTAGACCGGGCAGAGGGGCAGGGCGGCATCGCGGTGCCGGACCTGCTGGCCCCCGCCCTCGCCCTGGCCCGCGACGGGTTCGCGGTGGGGGCCAGCCAGCGCTTCTGGCTGGACTTCCGGCGCGACGACTGGCCCGGCTGGCCGGGATTTGCGGCCCTGTTCGGGCAGGGCGGCGCCGGGCCTCTGCGTCAGCTGCAGCTGGCCGAGATGCTGGCGCTGCTGGCGCGCGACGGGTTGCGCAGCTTCTATGACGGCGCGGCGGCCCGGCGCGTGGCCCAAGGGCTGGCGCAGGCCGGATCGCCGCTGCGCCCCGCCGACCTGGCCGCCACCCGCAGCCGGGTCGCCGCGCCGCTGTCCCAGACCTATCGCGGCCTCAAGCTGCTGGCCCCGCCGCCGCCCACGCAGGGCCTGACGACGCTGGCCATCATGGGCATCCTGGACCGATGGCCGCTGCCCGGGGACCCCGCCGCCCGCACCCATCTGCTGGTCGAGGCGGTCAAACAGGCCTTCCTGGACCGCGACCGCATCGCGGATCCCGACCATGTGCCCGTCGACCCGGCCGCCCTGCTGGCGCCCGCGCGGCTGGACGCCAAGGCGGCGGCGATCCGCGCCGACCGCGCGCTGCCCTGGCCCCATGTGACCCGCCATGGCGACACGGTCTTCTTCGCCGCGACGGATGCGCAGGGGCGCTGCGCCAGCGTGCTGCAAAGCACCTTCTTCGATTGGGGCAGCGGCGTGGTCGTGGGCGACACGGGCATCCTGTGGCACAACCGCGGCGCGGGCTTCGCGACCGCGCCCGGTCATCCGAACCGCATCGCGCCGGGCAAGCGACCCTTCTACACGCTCAACCCCGGCATCGCGCTGAAGGACGGGCGGCCGCATCTGCTCTACGGCACGCAGGGCGCGGACGGCCAGCCGCAGACGCTGGCGGTGCTGCTGAGCGCGCTGATCGACCGGGGTCTGTCCCCGGCGGAGGCGCTGGCCGAGCCGCGCTTCCTGCTGGGGCGGACCTTCTCGGACAGCCGCGACAGCCTGAAGCTGGAGGGTTCGCTTGGGGCCCGGGCGATCGCCGCCCTGCAGGCCCTGGGCCATGACATCGCCGAACTGCCCGCCCTGTCGCCGATCTTCGGCTGCGCGGGCGCGATCCGCATCGCGTCCGGGGGGACCGAGGGCGCGCATGATCCGCGCGGCTGA
- a CDS encoding RidA family protein → MTDCPIETRLTALGLALPPSAPSRALFLPGKITGNLLFLSGQICEWEGVPRYLGPVGPGFDRAQGQEAARMCALNLLYSIRAVAGSLSRVAQVVRVGGFVAAPPGYGEGPFVVDGASQLFIDLWGDAGRHARTAVNVASLPANALVEIEAVVELA, encoded by the coding sequence ATGACCGACTGCCCCATCGAAACCCGCCTGACCGCGCTTGGCCTGGCGCTGCCGCCGTCGGCGCCCTCGCGCGCGCTGTTCCTGCCCGGCAAGATCACCGGCAACCTGCTGTTCCTGTCGGGCCAGATCTGCGAATGGGAGGGGGTGCCGCGCTATCTGGGGCCTGTCGGGCCTGGCTTCGATCGTGCCCAGGGGCAGGAGGCCGCGCGGATGTGCGCGCTGAACCTGCTCTATTCCATCCGCGCGGTGGCGGGGTCGCTGTCGCGCGTGGCGCAGGTGGTGCGGGTGGGCGGCTTCGTCGCCGCCCCGCCGGGCTATGGCGAGGGGCCGTTCGTCGTCGACGGCGCCTCGCAGCTGTTCATCGACCTGTGGGGGGATGCCGGGCGGCATGCGCGCACGGCGGTCAACGTGGCCTCTCTGCCCGCCAATGCGCTGGTCGAGATCGAGGCCGTGGTCGAACTGGCCTGA
- a CDS encoding amidase, giving the protein MRDDPFGAFMPYPPVPVAHAADGPLAGLTLAVKDIFHVAGHRTGAGCPSWLAQSPVHDATAPAVQTLLDAGARFVGKTHTDELAWSMYGMNAHFGTPVNPAAPGRIPGGSSSGSAVAVAGGLADIAIGSDTGGSVRAPASFCGIWGWRPTHGLIPMAGAMALAPSFDACGIFARDGATLALAAAAVLDRDAAPLTAPRLLVPRDMLALLGPAAQRIWQQGFGALSAREVTVYPDGVEVAYATFLTAVMADAKETILPFIRQSRMPLVRGIDGRADAAEALTPDQIADGRASRDAFAAHLDRLLARSGVLLAPVVQDAPFRLDAPVEVFDRFRHEAQRLLCVAGMARLPQVVFPAGWIDGAPFGLSLIGPRGSDLSLIALAQELTSLKETP; this is encoded by the coding sequence ATGCGCGACGACCCCTTCGGCGCCTTCATGCCCTATCCGCCCGTCCCCGTGGCCCATGCGGCCGACGGGCCGCTGGCCGGGCTGACGCTGGCGGTCAAGGACATCTTCCATGTCGCGGGCCATCGCACCGGGGCGGGCTGTCCGAGCTGGCTGGCGCAAAGCCCGGTCCATGACGCCACGGCGCCCGCCGTGCAGACGCTGCTGGACGCGGGCGCGCGGTTCGTGGGCAAGACCCATACCGACGAGCTGGCTTGGTCCATGTACGGCATGAACGCGCATTTCGGCACGCCGGTGAACCCCGCCGCGCCCGGGCGGATCCCGGGGGGATCGTCCTCGGGTTCGGCGGTGGCGGTGGCGGGGGGGTTGGCCGACATCGCCATCGGCTCGGACACGGGCGGGTCGGTGCGCGCACCTGCCAGTTTCTGCGGCATCTGGGGATGGCGGCCCACGCATGGTCTGATCCCGATGGCCGGCGCGATGGCGCTGGCCCCCAGCTTCGACGCCTGCGGGATCTTCGCCCGCGACGGCGCCACCCTGGCGCTGGCGGCGGCGGCGGTGCTGGACCGGGACGCGGCCCCGCTGACGGCGCCCCGGCTGCTGGTGCCGCGCGACATGCTGGCGCTGCTGGGACCGGCGGCGCAACGCATCTGGCAGCAGGGCTTCGGCGCGCTGTCCGCCCGCGAGGTGACGGTCTATCCCGACGGGGTCGAGGTCGCCTATGCCACCTTCCTGACCGCCGTGATGGCGGATGCGAAGGAGACGATCCTGCCCTTCATCCGGCAGTCCCGCATGCCCCTGGTGCGCGGCATCGACGGGCGGGCCGATGCCGCCGAGGCGCTGACGCCCGATCAGATCGCGGACGGGCGCGCGTCCCGCGACGCCTTCGCCGCCCATCTGGACCGGCTGCTGGCCCGCAGCGGCGTCCTGCTGGCGCCGGTGGTGCAGGATGCGCCCTTCCGGCTGGATGCGCCGGTCGAGGTCTTCGACCGCTTCCGCCACGAGGCGCAGCGGCTTCTCTGCGTGGCGGGCATGGCGAGGCTGCCGCAGGTGGTCTTTCCGGCGGGATGGATCGACGGGGCGCCCTTCGGGCTGTCCCTGATCGGGCCGCGCGGATCGGACCTGTCGCTGATCGCGCTGGCCCAGGAGCTGACGAGCCTCAAGGAGACCCCATGA
- a CDS encoding ABC transporter ATP-binding protein: protein MTPLLQIRDLNVRFKGGRTVHAINDLSLTLMPGETLALLGESGSGKSVTLKTLLRLLPEKRTDLSGEIDFDGTDIMTLSGRTLRAYRGGDVSMIFQDPGLALDPVYTVGQQIAETVMRHKGVSREDAMEVALDMLHRVRIPSAERRLKSYPHELSGGMRQRVMIALALACRPRLLLADEPTTALDATVQIQILLLLRELQAEFGMGVIFVTHDIGVAVEISERIAIMYAGQIVEEGTTREVIRNPQHPYTRGLLAANLHDVARGQRLDAIPGAPPSLEVRPDSCSFAPRCPLVLPACREALPPMQSPAPRRRVACLRAGEPLAAE from the coding sequence ATGACGCCGCTGCTGCAGATCCGCGACCTGAACGTGCGCTTCAAGGGCGGGCGCACCGTCCATGCCATCAACGACCTGTCCCTGACCCTGATGCCCGGAGAGACGCTGGCCCTGCTGGGCGAAAGCGGATCGGGCAAGAGCGTGACGCTGAAGACCCTGCTGCGGCTGCTGCCGGAAAAGCGCACCGACCTGTCCGGGGAGATCGACTTCGACGGGACCGACATCATGACGCTGTCGGGCCGCACCCTGCGCGCCTATCGCGGCGGCGACGTGTCGATGATCTTCCAGGATCCGGGGCTGGCGCTGGACCCGGTCTATACCGTGGGCCAGCAGATCGCGGAGACCGTGATGCGCCACAAGGGCGTCAGCCGCGAGGATGCGATGGAGGTGGCGCTGGACATGCTGCACCGCGTCCGCATCCCGTCGGCCGAGCGGCGGCTGAAAAGCTATCCGCACGAGCTGTCGGGCGGCATGCGCCAGCGGGTGATGATCGCGCTGGCCCTGGCCTGCCGCCCGCGCCTGCTGCTGGCGGACGAGCCGACGACGGCGCTGGACGCGACCGTGCAGATCCAGATCCTGCTGCTTCTGCGCGAACTGCAGGCGGAGTTCGGCATGGGGGTGATCTTCGTCACCCATGACATCGGCGTCGCGGTCGAGATCTCGGAACGCATCGCCATCATGTATGCGGGCCAGATCGTCGAGGAGGGCACCACCCGCGAGGTGATCCGCAACCCTCAGCATCCCTACACGCGCGGGCTGCTGGCCGCGAACCTGCACGACGTGGCGCGCGGGCAGCGGCTGGACGCGATCCCCGGCGCGCCCCCCTCGCTGGAGGTGCGGCCCGACAGCTGTTCCTTCGCGCCGCGCTGCCCGCTGGTGCTGCCCGCCTGCCGCGAGGCGCTGCCGCCGATGCAGTCGCCCGCGCCGCGCCGCCGCGTGGCCTGCCTGCGGGCGGGCGAGCCCCTGGCCGCCGAGTAG
- a CDS encoding ABC transporter ATP-binding protein translates to MSATDTKPLLSVRDLKKHFPIKGGILGRTQAVVQAVDGVSFDVRAGETLGIVGESGCGKSTTAKLLIGLVDRDEGDIVLGDKTLGRDISLRALRRDIQMVFQDSYASLNPRMTILDSIAFGARVQGLDDPVGRARRLMARVGLDPERFAGRYPHELSGGQRQRINIARALVMSPKVVVLDEAVSALDKSVEAQVLNLLADLRAEFGLTYIFISHDLNVVRYISDRILVMYLGEVVELAPVDAIWSEQAHPYTRSLFSAMPSMDPDNRTEKPPLTGDPPNPIGPPPGCRFHTRCAFAADVCKVRHPALGPMRAGSAHWVACHLHDASSGHPRAGQGVPA, encoded by the coding sequence ATGTCCGCGACTGACACGAAACCCCTGCTGAGCGTGCGCGACCTGAAGAAGCACTTTCCCATCAAGGGCGGCATCCTGGGCCGCACGCAGGCGGTGGTCCAGGCCGTGGACGGCGTCAGCTTCGACGTCCGCGCGGGCGAGACGCTTGGCATCGTCGGTGAATCCGGTTGCGGGAAGTCCACCACCGCGAAACTGCTGATCGGGCTGGTGGACCGGGACGAGGGCGACATCGTGCTGGGCGACAAGACGCTTGGCCGCGACATCAGCCTGCGCGCGCTGCGCCGCGACATCCAGATGGTGTTCCAAGACAGCTATGCGTCCCTGAACCCGCGCATGACCATCCTGGACAGCATCGCCTTCGGCGCCCGCGTGCAGGGGTTGGACGACCCGGTGGGCCGGGCGCGGCGGCTGATGGCGCGCGTGGGGCTGGACCCCGAGCGCTTCGCCGGGCGCTATCCGCACGAGCTGTCGGGCGGCCAGCGCCAGCGCATCAACATCGCCCGCGCGCTGGTCATGTCGCCCAAGGTCGTGGTGCTGGACGAGGCGGTCTCGGCGCTGGACAAGTCGGTCGAGGCGCAGGTGCTGAACCTGCTGGCCGACCTGCGCGCCGAATTCGGGCTGACCTACATCTTCATCAGCCATGATCTGAACGTGGTGCGCTATATCTCGGACCGAATCCTGGTCATGTATCTGGGCGAGGTCGTCGAACTGGCCCCGGTCGATGCCATCTGGAGCGAGCAGGCCCATCCCTACACGCGTTCGCTGTTCTCGGCGATGCCCTCGATGGACCCCGACAACCGCACCGAGAAGCCGCCTTTGACCGGCGATCCGCCGAACCCGATCGGCCCGCCGCCGGGCTGCCGGTTCCACACCCGCTGCGCCTTCGCCGCCGATGTCTGCAAGGTCCGGCACCCGGCCCTGGGGCCGATGCGCGCGGGCTCGGCGCATTGGGTGGCCTGCCATCTGCATGATGCGTCCTCGGGCCATCCGCGCGCCGGGCAGGGGGTGCCCGCATGA
- a CDS encoding ABC transporter permease, translated as MVQVTTDIPVVPPAERGYWSGVLSRLRHDPVAMVCLAILSALVLSAAFAPWLGLADPYRGSMIARLAAPGTPGHLLGTDEQGRDMLARLIYGGRLTLFIGLMPVVLAFFIGGTLGIIAGYVGGITNTIIMRVVDVFFAFPSVLLAIAISGALGAGVLNSLVSLTIVFIPPVTRVAEAVTSGVRSLDYIDAARASGANALTVIRVHVIGNVLSPIFVYATSLTSVCMILAAGLSFLGIGVRPPEPEWGLMLNTLRSAIYVNPWLAALPGVMIFATSLCLNLLSDGLRSAMNVRD; from the coding sequence ATGGTGCAGGTGACAACCGACATCCCCGTCGTCCCGCCCGCCGAGCGCGGCTACTGGTCTGGGGTGCTGTCGCGGCTGCGGCACGATCCGGTGGCGATGGTCTGCTTGGCGATCCTGTCGGCGCTGGTCCTGTCGGCGGCCTTCGCGCCCTGGCTGGGGCTGGCCGATCCCTATCGCGGCAGCATGATCGCCCGGCTGGCCGCCCCCGGCACGCCCGGCCATCTGCTGGGCACGGACGAGCAGGGCCGCGACATGCTGGCCCGGCTGATCTATGGCGGCCGGCTGACGCTGTTCATCGGGCTGATGCCGGTGGTGCTGGCCTTCTTCATCGGCGGCACGTTGGGCATCATCGCGGGCTATGTCGGCGGCATCACCAACACGATCATCATGCGGGTCGTGGACGTGTTCTTCGCCTTCCCCTCGGTCCTCTTGGCGATCGCCATCTCGGGCGCGCTCGGCGCGGGGGTGCTCAACAGCCTGGTGTCGCTGACCATCGTCTTCATCCCGCCGGTGACGCGGGTGGCCGAGGCGGTGACCTCGGGCGTGCGGTCCCTGGACTACATCGACGCGGCGCGGGCCTCGGGGGCCAATGCGCTGACGGTGATCCGGGTGCATGTGATCGGCAACGTGCTGTCGCCGATCTTCGTCTATGCGACCTCGCTGACCTCGGTCTGCATGATCCTGGCGGCCGGCCTGTCCTTCCTGGGCATCGGCGTGCGCCCGCCCGAGCCCGAATGGGGGCTGATGCTGAACACGCTGCGCAGCGCCATCTATGTGAACCCCTGGCTGGCGGCGCTGCCCGGCGTGATGATCTTTGCCACCTCGCTGTGCCTCAACCTGCTCAGCGACGGCCTGAGGAGTGCGATGAATGTCCGCGACTGA
- a CDS encoding ABC transporter permease, giving the protein MLSYFLRRLILVLPVAFGVSVVCFLLVQIAPGDPLTAIMPVDATAEQQEAMRAAYGLDKPVPVQYLIWVGNLLQGEMGRSIASGRPVADEVFGAVGNSLLLAAAAAAIAFPIGTFLGFLAGYYRDTLLDRAVTALSITGVSVPNYWLGIVLVIIFSVNLGWLPSMGAGPGGSQDWSWDWAHMRHLVLPAVTLAVVPIGIVARTVRALAGDILSMDFVQALYAKGMSRADVLRHVARNAAATALSVMGLQLGYLLGGSILIETVFNWPGSGFLLSNAIFQRDLPLLQGTILVLAMFFVAMNLIVDVAQAAIDPRIKRS; this is encoded by the coding sequence GTGCTCAGCTATTTTCTCAGGCGGTTGATCCTTGTGCTGCCGGTGGCCTTCGGGGTGTCGGTGGTGTGCTTTCTGCTGGTGCAGATCGCGCCGGGCGATCCGCTGACCGCCATCATGCCGGTCGATGCCACCGCCGAGCAGCAGGAGGCGATGCGCGCCGCCTACGGCTTGGACAAGCCGGTGCCGGTGCAATACCTGATCTGGGTCGGCAACCTGCTGCAGGGCGAGATGGGCCGGTCCATCGCCAGCGGCCGGCCCGTCGCCGACGAGGTCTTCGGCGCAGTCGGCAACTCGCTGCTGCTGGCCGCCGCCGCCGCCGCGATCGCCTTTCCCATCGGGACCTTCCTGGGCTTTCTGGCCGGGTACTATCGCGACACGCTGCTGGACCGGGCGGTGACGGCGCTGTCGATCACCGGCGTCTCGGTGCCGAACTACTGGCTGGGGATCGTGCTGGTCATCATCTTCTCGGTCAACCTGGGCTGGCTGCCCTCGATGGGGGCGGGGCCGGGCGGGTCGCAGGACTGGTCCTGGGACTGGGCGCACATGCGCCATCTGGTCCTGCCCGCGGTGACGCTGGCCGTGGTGCCCATCGGCATCGTGGCGCGCACCGTGCGCGCCCTGGCGGGCGACATCCTGTCGATGGACTTCGTGCAGGCGCTGTATGCCAAGGGCATGAGCCGGGCCGACGTGCTGCGCCATGTCGCGCGCAACGCCGCCGCCACCGCGCTGTCGGTCATGGGGCTGCAGCTGGGCTACCTGCTGGGCGGGTCGATCCTGATCGAGACGGTCTTCAACTGGCCCGGATCGGGGTTCCTGCTGTCCAACGCCATCTTCCAGCGCGACCTGCCGCTGCTGCAGGGCACGATCCTGGTGCTGGCCATGTTCTTCGTCGCCATGAACCTGATCGTGGACGTGGCGCAGGCCGCCATCGACCCCCGCATCAAGAGGAGCTGA